GAGTCTAGAGAATGACTCACACCCATTGCAACATGAACTGGCAGCCCAATGTAATTTTGAATATCTTCAATCACTTCTCGCAATTTATAATTCAAAGAGGAAGGATATGACCATGTTAGACCTGGTCCAGTTTTCGTTTCTGGAtttatctgaaattgaaattcaacaaatatttaaatttaatctgAAACAAAGTTAAGTTCTTACGGTTATTGGTTTAGCGTTATCTGTAAGTTTAAATGCTTTTGATAGCCAGCAATTAAGACTTTCTCCATTTGGAGCGCAGTCCCATGCAGTGTGTGGGGAATAGACAGCGATACCTTTGGCAAGGCACATTGATACTATTTTTGCCTTCCAGTTACTGTTAATAAATCAAAGAATAGAATAATACAAAACTATTTACACTCTGTAAGGGCTGTACTAACTTTTGGGAAATCCTCTTTAGTGGAGCAAATATTGGTGGATGGTAAGAAATTATCAAATCTGCATTCTTATCCACAGCTTCTTCCATGACATTTACAGTCAAATCATTAGTgagaaatattgttttaattgcATCTCTGTCAGGATGAAATCATGTGTCATGTAAATAGTGCATTTAATACCTAATAAGAATTAACTCACTTCTGTTGGTAAGGTTCTATGAGAAGACCAACATTATCCCATTTCTCGGCAAATGCAAGTGGTGCAAAATTTTCTAGTTTTTTAATTATATGCTTCAGAGGTTGACCCTTTTTAGACTCAACGTTTTGTTGCTGCATTTTACTTAATTGTCGAAAAGGTAGAACTACAGTTGTAAATAAATTTCTGCTTAATCGAAAATTTATCATTTAAGtggatttttttgtaggtagCCGGTTTTTGTCCAGAACCtctaaatttggaaaataatagCAATGACAGCACAGATGACAACTCTGCTAGATAGATGATGTGGTGTTATATGTAAGGTCGAAAGATCGAATTAGTATAGGGTTAGATTTTTGCCAGATGTTTGAGTCTGACAGATGGAGAGAATACTCAAAGGGTCACTAGggcgtatgtggaatattttttttttcatacaattttttactaTATCGGCCATGTTATTTACTCGCTAAAAtccgaatttcataaatccaaggatttaattttttgttcttattattcacttaggccgtgtgtgaattacgttaaatagttaaatccgtgttaaatttttgacactattaaggtgaacaaaataatttcaaaaaaagaatttattgtttaaaattttgtctgcctttttttctgccatgatactcctctttaataaaaaaaaaaacaaaacaaaaccatctgcaaaaaaaaaataactcaaatttaaccaggtcccgga
This DNA window, taken from Episyrphus balteatus chromosome 2, idEpiBalt1.1, whole genome shotgun sequence, encodes the following:
- the LOC129910196 gene encoding NIF3-like protein 1, yielding MINFRLSRNLFTTVVLPFRQLSKMQQQNVESKKGQPLKHIIKKLENFAPLAFAEKWDNVGLLIEPYQQKDAIKTIFLTNDLTVNVMEEAVDKNADLIISYHPPIFAPLKRISQNNWKAKIVSMCLAKGIAVYSPHTAWDCAPNGESLNCWLSKAFKLTDNAKPITINPETKTGPGLTWSYPSSLNYKLREVIEDIQNYIGLPVHVAMGVSHSLDSVIQNMACCAGSGASLLKEVSNTDVYITGEMSHHELLDAQHRNITVILCNHSNTERGFLKHFQPKLSNFLESNCEVIVSECDKDPLETFVRKH